A part of Rhodamnia argentea isolate NSW1041297 chromosome 8, ASM2092103v1, whole genome shotgun sequence genomic DNA contains:
- the LOC115738080 gene encoding probable 2-oxoglutarate-dependent dioxygenase AOP1, whose product MGSGADLKLPVLDFSSPQLKPGTAEWTSMRDAVMQALEIYGCFEARFEKVPVELQKSMLGSVEELFDLPLQTKLRNVSKKPFHGYVGQYPMVPLYESMGIDDADMYEKVDSLTTTLWSEGNPNFSKNIQSFSEKLSELDKMIRRMILEGLGVEKYLDEHMNSTNYLLRVMRYAGPQTTDTKLGLNSHTDKNIVTILCQNEVEGLEVQTKDGEWFSAQPSPNSFIVMIGDSLYAWVNGRLHSPYHRVMMSGNKARYSVGLFSIPKGGYVIKAPDELVDQEHPLLFKPFDHVEFLRFYYTEAGQRDQFALKTYCGV is encoded by the exons ATGGGGTCAGGGGCAGATTTGAAGCTCCCGGTGCTAGACTTCTCGAGCCCGCAGCTCAAGCCGGGCACAGCCGAGTGGACTTCCATGAGGGACGCGGTGATGCAAGCGCTGGAAATTTACGGCTGCTTCGAAGCCCGGTTCGAGAAGGTGCCCGTTGAACTGCAGAAATCCATGCTTGGCTCTGTCGAGGAGCTCTTCGACTTGCCCTTGCAAACCAAGCTCCGGAACGTCTCGAAGAAGCCCTTCCACGGCTATGTCGGCCAGTACCCCATGGTCCCGCTCTACGAGAGCATGGGGATCGACGATGCCGACATGTACGAGAAGGTGGATAGCCTTACCACTACCTTATGGTCCGAGGGAAATCCGAATTTCAG CAAAAACATACAATCATTCTCGGAGAAGTTATCAGAGTTGGATAAGATGATAAGGAGGATGATCTTGGAGGGTCTGGGCGTCGAGAAATACTTGGACGAACACATGAACTCGACCAACTACCTTCTTCGCGTCATGAGGTACGCAGGGCCTCAAACCACTGACACAAAGCTTGGCCTCAACTCTCACACGGACAAGAACATCGTCACAATCTTGTGCCAAAACGAAGTCGAAGGTCTCGAAGTCCAGACCAAAGACGGCGAGTGGTTCAGCGCTCAGCCCTCACCAAATTCTTTCATCGTCATGATAGGAGACTCACTCTAT GCGTGGGTGAATGGCAGATTACACTCTCCGTATCACCGAGTCATGATGAGCGGGAACAAGGCGAGGTACTCGGTCGGACTGTTCTCGATTCCGAAGGGCGGGTACGTGATAAAAGCACCCGACGAATTGGTGGATCAAGAGCACCCTTTGCTCTTTAAGCCCTTTGATCATGTGGAGTTCTTGAGGTTCTACTATACTGAAGCTGGACAAAGAGATCAATTTGCCCTCAAAACTTATTGTGGTGTTTGA